Proteins encoded in a region of the Isosphaeraceae bacterium EP7 genome:
- the eda gene encoding bifunctional 4-hydroxy-2-oxoglutarate aldolase/2-dehydro-3-deoxy-phosphogluconate aldolase encodes MSRESILQRILDGGIVAVVRSEDPEPLVKVVEALAEGGVTAAEITFTVPDAVEVIRQVKKQVGDSVVLGAGTVLDTETARAALLAGAEYLVSPAVNLDVIRMCRRYSKPIMPGALTPTEILTAWEAGADVVKIFPSDLGGPPYLKALRGPFPQIRLMPTGGVDLNTAEAFLKAGACCLGIGGSLVEPKAIAARDFGRIRDLAAQYVAIVRAFRSAAR; translated from the coding sequence ATGAGCCGAGAGTCGATCCTGCAACGTATCCTCGACGGTGGCATCGTCGCCGTCGTCCGGTCGGAAGACCCCGAGCCCCTGGTCAAGGTGGTCGAGGCCCTCGCCGAAGGGGGGGTGACAGCCGCCGAGATCACGTTCACCGTCCCCGACGCCGTCGAGGTCATCCGCCAAGTCAAGAAGCAGGTCGGCGACTCGGTCGTCCTGGGCGCGGGCACCGTCCTCGATACCGAGACCGCCCGCGCCGCGCTCCTGGCCGGCGCCGAGTATCTCGTCTCCCCGGCCGTCAATCTCGACGTCATCCGGATGTGCCGCCGCTACAGCAAGCCCATCATGCCGGGTGCCCTGACCCCGACCGAGATCCTGACCGCCTGGGAGGCCGGTGCCGACGTCGTGAAGATCTTCCCCTCCGACCTGGGAGGCCCGCCTTATCTGAAGGCCCTCCGCGGCCCATTCCCCCAGATTCGCCTGATGCCCACCGGCGGGGTCGACCTCAACACCGCCGAGGCGTTCCTCAAAGCCGGGGCCTGCTGCCTCGGCATCGGCGGCTCCCTGGTCGAGCCCAAGGCCATCGCCGCCAGGGATTTCGGCAGGATTCGCGACTTGGCCGCCCAGTATGTGGCCATCGTTCGCGCCTTTCGGTCCGCCGCACGCTGA
- a CDS encoding ECF-type sigma factor: MSAADLKDQDSVTEWIDAAIHGDHTQALQHIWERYFNRLVGLAKNRMKGLRGVTDEEDVASQAFSHLILGLIGGRYPTLRDRDDLWNILVTITAHEANDRQKYELAAKRSVNRTLGEWTLGDDPNSGESGFETAVGVGPTAEFMAIVAEKYKNLLNMLADDHLRRIAVARMECYTQGEIAEMVGCSTRDVGRKLAEIRRTWNVEAPALSAR; the protein is encoded by the coding sequence ATGTCCGCCGCAGACCTCAAGGATCAGGACTCGGTCACCGAGTGGATCGACGCCGCCATACACGGCGACCATACCCAAGCGCTTCAACACATCTGGGAACGCTACTTCAACCGCCTGGTCGGCCTGGCCAAGAACCGGATGAAGGGCCTCCGCGGCGTCACCGACGAGGAAGATGTCGCCTCGCAGGCGTTCAGCCACCTGATCCTCGGCCTCATCGGCGGGCGCTACCCCACGCTGCGCGACCGCGATGATCTCTGGAACATCCTCGTCACGATCACCGCGCACGAGGCCAATGACCGTCAGAAGTACGAGTTGGCCGCGAAGCGCAGCGTCAACCGCACGCTCGGCGAGTGGACCCTCGGCGACGATCCGAACTCGGGCGAATCGGGCTTCGAGACGGCTGTCGGCGTCGGACCCACGGCCGAGTTCATGGCCATCGTCGCCGAGAAATACAAGAATCTCCTCAACATGCTCGCGGACGATCACCTCCGACGGATTGCGGTGGCGAGGATGGAATGCTACACCCAGGGGGAGATCGCCGAGATGGTCGGCTGCTCCACCCGCGATGTGGGCCGGAAGCTGGCCGAGATCCGGCGGACCTGGAACGTCGAGGCTCCGGCGCTGTCGGCCCGCTGA